The stretch of DNA GATCGCCGCCCTTGGTGGTGAAGGAGTACATCTCCTTGCTCACGATGTCGGTGGACTCACCGACACCGCGGGCGAACAGCTCCACGCTCTCGAAGCCGGGCGTCTCGATGTAGCCGTATCCGGCGTTCCTCAGCGGCGTGGCGATGGCCTCGCGCACCGCGAGGAAGCGTGCGGAGTCCGGGGGGAGAAGGTCGTACGTGCCCTTGGGGGCCTTGAAGGTGCTCACGGGACTTGGGTCCGTCACATTCCTCGTCGGGGAGCGGCGCTCTGGCCGGTTCCCTGGCCGGCGGCCACCTGCCGCAGATACGGGTTGGTGGCGCGCTCCTGGCCGATGGTCGTCTGGGCGCCGTGGCCGGACAGCACCACGGTCGAGTCGTCGAGCGGCAGGCACACCCGGGACAGCGACTCCAGGATCTCCCCGTGGTCGCCGCCCGGCAGGTCCGTGCGTCCGATGGAGCCGGCGAAGAGCAGGTCTCCCGAGAAGAACACGGACGGCACGTCCGCGGCTTCCGGCATACTGAAGGTCACCGACCCCTTCGTATGGCCCGGCGCGTGCGCGACGGAGAAGTCGAGTCCGGCCAGCTTCAGCTCCGCGCCGTCGGCGAGCTCCCGTACGTCGTCGGGTTCGCCCACCGTCAGCTCCCCCATGAGCGCCGCTCCGATGGAACGGCCGAGCCCCTTCTCCGGGTCGCTCATCATGTACCGGTCCGAGGGGTGGATCCAGGCGGGCACGTCGTGGGCGCCGCACACCGGCATCACCGAGGCGACATGGTCGATGTGGCCGTGGGTGAGGATGACGGCGACGGGCTTGAGCCGGTGTTTCGCGACCGCCTCCTCGACGCCCCTCGAAGCCTCGTGGCCCGGGTCGATGATCACGCACTCCTCGCCCGCTGCGGGCGCGACGAGATAGCAGTTGGTGCCCCAGGCCCCGGCGGGGAAACCGGCAATGAGCACGATCGTCCTTCGTTCGTCGTCCTACGGAGCGGTGTACTGCGGGGGCACACCGCGGGGCGCCGCGCCGGTGCGCGGCAGATCTAGGTCCTGTCGTCACATTCCCGTCCGCCCCGCAGCGCCGCCCTTCGGGCGACGACGGGAATGTCGACGACAGAACCCAGAGCCTACCGGCG from Streptomyces tsukubensis encodes:
- a CDS encoding MBL fold metallo-hydrolase — its product is MLIAGFPAGAWGTNCYLVAPAAGEECVIIDPGHEASRGVEEAVAKHRLKPVAVILTHGHIDHVASVMPVCGAHDVPAWIHPSDRYMMSDPEKGLGRSIGAALMGELTVGEPDDVRELADGAELKLAGLDFSVAHAPGHTKGSVTFSMPEAADVPSVFFSGDLLFAGSIGRTDLPGGDHGEILESLSRVCLPLDDSTVVLSGHGAQTTIGQERATNPYLRQVAAGQGTGQSAAPRRGM